A window from Gasterosteus aculeatus chromosome 14, fGasAcu3.hap1.1, whole genome shotgun sequence encodes these proteins:
- the LOC144388236 gene encoding uncharacterized protein LOC144388236, producing MAGTGVISGEQEALVSLEEKPLEAPEEPGVRALCTARGEHGDESDAPTKPLLRHQHQDAVCDESDRSGLETSTDGHGRRTSVPPELQLAARDEPGRGGSVGSLSSDSCGNECPICSELFDSHGDRRVTLLHCNHVLCHHCAAGIMRRAKDPSRLQCPFCRQTTPFPQWEIRRLQEESYGGGFYDPGPPSVVSSGPEFPAVPEPSWCCVAVLTHRDARCEYPSCLVGGSRSLCFTIAALLLLFLLLLGVFLYMVVPLILLSVLFTSS from the coding sequence ATGGCCGGAACGGGAGTCATTTCAGGCGAGCAAGAGGCCCTTGTTTCACTGGAGGAAAAGCCCCTGGAAGCTCCAGAGGAGCCCGGTGTCAGAGCTCTCTGCACTGCGAGGGGCGAGCATGGAGACGAGAGCGACGCGCCCACTAAGCCTTTGCTCCGGCACCAACATCAGGATGCTGTTTGTGATGAGAGTGACAGAAGCGGATTGGAAACGTCGACAGATGGGCACGGCCGGCGGACATCTGTTCCGCCAGAGCTGCAATTGGCTGCCAGGGACGAGCCGGGCCGCGGCGGAAGTGTCGGGAGCTTGAGCAGTGACAGCTGCGGGAACGAGTGCCCCATCTGCAGCGAGCTGTTCGACTCGCACGGAGACCGCCGGGTCACCTTGCTCCACTGCAACCACGTCCTGTGCCACCACTGCGCGGCCGGCATCATGAGGCGGGCCAAGGACCCGAGCCGGCTGCAGTGCCCCTTCTGCCGACAGACCACCCCGTTCCCGCAGTGGGAGATCCGACGGCTGCAGGAGGAGTCGTACGGGGGCGGCTTCTACGACCCCGGACCACCGTCCGTCGTGAGTTCCGGCCCCGAATTTCCGGCCGTTCCAGAGCCCTCGTGGTGCTGCGTGGCTGTGCTCACGCACAGAGACGCACGCTGCGAGTACCCGTCCTGCCTGGTCGGCGGGTCGCGCTCGCTCTGCTTCACCATcgccgccctgctgctgctcttcctgctgctgctgggcgtCTTCCTGTACATGGTGGTTCCTCTCATACTGCTGTCCGTACTTTTCACAAGCAGCTAG
- the LOC120831891 gene encoding cholesterol 7-desaturase nvd isoform X3: MSNRKVAVVIGLGVAVMLLVQSGDPLDSARNGPPVWRDSGLLARAVICVIAGCSLLALGWLHGLLFGPLEVLRGPDDVGYIAEDGRSRAQAANEVRRRRKTGELPPVFPNGWYRVLDSRRLQIGEVKSVSVLGEQVAVFRGQDGTAYVVDAYCPHLGANLAVGGRVVGGCIECPFHGWQFRGNDGKCVRIPYAEKVPEFAKVRCWPSCEVNGQILVWFHCDGEDPRWTIPEQPEITTGEWVYRGRTEHFINAHIEEIPENAADIAHLAHLHTPAITSGVDLRYTNSRAWEFLRHDWKVQWEPEPEPNKHCSQMSVKHALTVFGCHCPLLDVRVVARQFERDVMIWNNKKYISKPLLVKEDSAIQKHRRWFSQFYSENSPQLQYQRDTLDF; encoded by the exons ATGTCCAATAGGAAAGTGGCTGTCGTTATTGGACTGGGAGTAGCTGTGATGCTTCTGGTGCAGAGCGGAGACCCGCTGGACTCCGCGCGCAACGGGCCCCCGGTTTGGAGAGACTCCGGGCTGCTCGCGCGGGCTGTGATCTGCGTCATCGCCGGATGCTCCCTGCTCGCCTTGGGCTGGCTGCACGGTCTGCTCTTCGGTCCCCTGGAGGTGTTGCGGGGGCCCGACGACGTGGGGTACATCGCCGAGGACGGTCGCTCCAGAGCGCAGGCGGCCAACGAGGTCCGCCGCAGGAGGAAAACCGGAGAGCTGCCCCCCGTCTTTCCGAACGGCTGGTACCGCGTCCTGGACTCGCGCAGGCTCCAGATTGGCGAGGTCAAAAGTGTTTCTGTTCTCG GTGAGCAGGTGGCAGTGTTTCGGGGCCAGGATGGGACGGCCTACGTGGTGGATGCCTACTGCCCCCACCTCGGGGCCAACTTGGCTGTGGGGGGACGAGTGGTGGGTGGCTGCATAGAATGTCCATTTCATGGATGGCAGTTTCGGGGAAACGATGGAAAATGCGTGAGGATCCCCTATGCAGAAAAAG TGCCGGAGTTTGCCAAAGTGCGCTGCTGGCCCAGCTGTGAGGTCAACGGGCAGATCCTGGTTTGGTTTCACTGTGACGGAGAAGACCCTCGGTGGACCATCCCGGAGCAGCCGGAAATCACAACGGGCGAGTGGGTCTATCGGGGGAGAACGGAACATTTCATCAACGCTCACATAGAG GAGATTCCTGAAAATGCAGCGGACATCGCTCACCTGGCTCACCTGCACACGCCGGCTATTACCAGCGGTGTAGATCTGCGCTACACCAACAGCAGGGCCTGGGAATTTCTGCGCCATGACTGGAAG GTTCAGTGGGAACCGGAGCCGGAGCCCAACAAGCATTGTTCTCAGATGTCGGTGAAACACGCGCTGACTGTGTTTGGGTGCCACTGTCCTCTGCTGGACGTTCGCGTCGTGGCCAGACAG TTTGAGCGCGACGTGATGATCTGGAACAACAAGAAGTACATCTCCAAGCCTCTCCTGGTGAAGGAAGACTCAGCCATCCAGAAACACAGGCGCTGGTTCAGTCAGTTCTACAGCGAGAACAGCCCGCAGCTGCAGTACCAGCGTGACACTTTGGACTTCTGA
- the LOC120831891 gene encoding cholesterol 7-desaturase nvd isoform X2, with amino-acid sequence MLPARLGLAARSALRSPGGVAGARRRGVHRRGRSLQSAGGQRGPPQEENRRAAPRLSERLVPRPGLAQAPDWRGEQVAVFRGQDGTAYVVDAYCPHLGANLAVGGRVVGGCIECPFHGWQFRGNDGKCVRIPYAEKVPEFAKVRCWPSCEVNGQILVWFHCDGEDPRWTIPEQPEITTGEWVYRGRTEHFINAHIEEIPENAADIAHLAHLHTPAITSGVDLRYTNSRAWEFLRHDWKVQWEPEPEPNKHCSQMSVKHALTVFGCHCPLLDVRVVARQVGPGVVFLLFDHSFLGRGVILQCVTPVEPLLQWVSHTIFYQSNIPPLVPKFVLRAECIQFERDVMIWNNKKYISKPLLVKEDSAIQKHRRWFSQFYSENSPQLQYQRDTLDF; translated from the exons ATGCTCCCTGCTCGCCTTGGGCTGGCTGCACGGTCTGCTCTTCGGTCCCCTGGAGGTGTTGCGGGGGCCCGACGACGTGGGGTACATCGCCGAGGACGGTCGCTCCAGAGCGCAGGCGGCCAACGAGGTCCGCCGCAGGAGGAAAACCGGAGAGCTGCCCCCCGTCTTTCCGAACGGCTGGTACCGCGTCCTGGACTCGCGCAGGCTCCAGATTGGCGAG GTGAGCAGGTGGCAGTGTTTCGGGGCCAGGATGGGACGGCCTACGTGGTGGATGCCTACTGCCCCCACCTCGGGGCCAACTTGGCTGTGGGGGGACGAGTGGTGGGTGGCTGCATAGAATGTCCATTTCATGGATGGCAGTTTCGGGGAAACGATGGAAAATGCGTGAGGATCCCCTATGCAGAAAAAG TGCCGGAGTTTGCCAAAGTGCGCTGCTGGCCCAGCTGTGAGGTCAACGGGCAGATCCTGGTTTGGTTTCACTGTGACGGAGAAGACCCTCGGTGGACCATCCCGGAGCAGCCGGAAATCACAACGGGCGAGTGGGTCTATCGGGGGAGAACGGAACATTTCATCAACGCTCACATAGAG GAGATTCCTGAAAATGCAGCGGACATCGCTCACCTGGCTCACCTGCACACGCCGGCTATTACCAGCGGTGTAGATCTGCGCTACACCAACAGCAGGGCCTGGGAATTTCTGCGCCATGACTGGAAG GTTCAGTGGGAACCGGAGCCGGAGCCCAACAAGCATTGTTCTCAGATGTCGGTGAAACACGCGCTGACTGTGTTTGGGTGCCACTGTCCTCTGCTGGACGTTCGCGTCGTGGCCAGACAG GTGGGTCCGGGAGTGGTGTTTCTGCTGTTTGACCACAGCTTCTTGGGCCGAGGCGTCATCTTGCAGTGTGTGACTCCGGTGGAGCCTCTGCTGCAGTGGGTCTCTCACACCATCTTCTACCAGTCTAATATCCCTCCTCTGGTGCCCAAATTCGTCCTCAGAGCAGAGTGCATTCAG TTTGAGCGCGACGTGATGATCTGGAACAACAAGAAGTACATCTCCAAGCCTCTCCTGGTGAAGGAAGACTCAGCCATCCAGAAACACAGGCGCTGGTTCAGTCAGTTCTACAGCGAGAACAGCCCGCAGCTGCAGTACCAGCGTGACACTTTGGACTTCTGA
- the LOC120831891 gene encoding cholesterol 7-desaturase nvd isoform X1, which translates to MSNRKVAVVIGLGVAVMLLVQSGDPLDSARNGPPVWRDSGLLARAVICVIAGCSLLALGWLHGLLFGPLEVLRGPDDVGYIAEDGRSRAQAANEVRRRRKTGELPPVFPNGWYRVLDSRRLQIGEVKSVSVLGEQVAVFRGQDGTAYVVDAYCPHLGANLAVGGRVVGGCIECPFHGWQFRGNDGKCVRIPYAEKVPEFAKVRCWPSCEVNGQILVWFHCDGEDPRWTIPEQPEITTGEWVYRGRTEHFINAHIEEIPENAADIAHLAHLHTPAITSGVDLRYTNSRAWEFLRHDWKVQWEPEPEPNKHCSQMSVKHALTVFGCHCPLLDVRVVARQVGPGVVFLLFDHSFLGRGVILQCVTPVEPLLQWVSHTIFYQSNIPPLVPKFVLRAECIQFERDVMIWNNKKYISKPLLVKEDSAIQKHRRWFSQFYSENSPQLQYQRDTLDF; encoded by the exons ATGTCCAATAGGAAAGTGGCTGTCGTTATTGGACTGGGAGTAGCTGTGATGCTTCTGGTGCAGAGCGGAGACCCGCTGGACTCCGCGCGCAACGGGCCCCCGGTTTGGAGAGACTCCGGGCTGCTCGCGCGGGCTGTGATCTGCGTCATCGCCGGATGCTCCCTGCTCGCCTTGGGCTGGCTGCACGGTCTGCTCTTCGGTCCCCTGGAGGTGTTGCGGGGGCCCGACGACGTGGGGTACATCGCCGAGGACGGTCGCTCCAGAGCGCAGGCGGCCAACGAGGTCCGCCGCAGGAGGAAAACCGGAGAGCTGCCCCCCGTCTTTCCGAACGGCTGGTACCGCGTCCTGGACTCGCGCAGGCTCCAGATTGGCGAGGTCAAAAGTGTTTCTGTTCTCG GTGAGCAGGTGGCAGTGTTTCGGGGCCAGGATGGGACGGCCTACGTGGTGGATGCCTACTGCCCCCACCTCGGGGCCAACTTGGCTGTGGGGGGACGAGTGGTGGGTGGCTGCATAGAATGTCCATTTCATGGATGGCAGTTTCGGGGAAACGATGGAAAATGCGTGAGGATCCCCTATGCAGAAAAAG TGCCGGAGTTTGCCAAAGTGCGCTGCTGGCCCAGCTGTGAGGTCAACGGGCAGATCCTGGTTTGGTTTCACTGTGACGGAGAAGACCCTCGGTGGACCATCCCGGAGCAGCCGGAAATCACAACGGGCGAGTGGGTCTATCGGGGGAGAACGGAACATTTCATCAACGCTCACATAGAG GAGATTCCTGAAAATGCAGCGGACATCGCTCACCTGGCTCACCTGCACACGCCGGCTATTACCAGCGGTGTAGATCTGCGCTACACCAACAGCAGGGCCTGGGAATTTCTGCGCCATGACTGGAAG GTTCAGTGGGAACCGGAGCCGGAGCCCAACAAGCATTGTTCTCAGATGTCGGTGAAACACGCGCTGACTGTGTTTGGGTGCCACTGTCCTCTGCTGGACGTTCGCGTCGTGGCCAGACAG GTGGGTCCGGGAGTGGTGTTTCTGCTGTTTGACCACAGCTTCTTGGGCCGAGGCGTCATCTTGCAGTGTGTGACTCCGGTGGAGCCTCTGCTGCAGTGGGTCTCTCACACCATCTTCTACCAGTCTAATATCCCTCCTCTGGTGCCCAAATTCGTCCTCAGAGCAGAGTGCATTCAG TTTGAGCGCGACGTGATGATCTGGAACAACAAGAAGTACATCTCCAAGCCTCTCCTGGTGAAGGAAGACTCAGCCATCCAGAAACACAGGCGCTGGTTCAGTCAGTTCTACAGCGAGAACAGCCCGCAGCTGCAGTACCAGCGTGACACTTTGGACTTCTGA
- the LOC120831890 gene encoding bile salt-activated lipase isoform X1: MEKLKILFAVVFSVGTASAASLGVVQTEGGGVEGQTIPLGRSRSLDVFKGIPFAARPGLFEKPKPHPGWDGILKATKFATRCLQKSMLQTSSFGSEDCLYLNIWVPHGQHVSSGLPVMIWFYGGGFMGGGSMGPNFLNNYLYSGQEIADKGEVIVVSVGYRVGTLGFLSTGDSSLPGNYGLWDQHAAIAWVHRNIRSFGGDPDIITLFGESAGGASVSFQTLSPHNKGLLKRAISQSGVAFCPWALNSNPRPAAEKVAVNVGCPTDERMVACLKSTDARTLTMGAPLFTEGSPDDPSITQQLLSPVVDGDFLPDRPANLFHNAAEVDYLAGVNNMDGHVFTAQDIPSLGDKNQETPVEDVKRLLAAYTKDMGPAAAEMAFAEYSSNWGTTPSPDHIKRAAVDIGTDYIFLVPIQAAIYLHAANARSARTYSYRFSEPSLLAGPSRPYNDWVGADHADDLQYVFGKPFTTPKAYGDRHRDLSGYFIAYWTNFARTGNPNKGNLEVPVTWPAFTSTEPQFVDINAKMNVSSTGRDMRLRFVRLWTSTLPSLQSHGTLVSGGLKKFLAIHGNGGG; encoded by the exons ATGGAGAAACTAAAGATCCTGTTTGCTGTTGTCTTTTCTGTGGGAACGGCCTCAGCAGCCTCC CTGGGCGTGGTGCAAACAGAAGGAGGCGGTGTTGAGGGACAAACTATCCCACTTGGCCGTTCCCGCTCCCTGGATGTTTTTAAAGGAATTCCCTTTGCCGCCAGGCCTGGCCTATTTGAGAAGCCCAAACCTCACCCTGGCTGGGATG GTATATTGAAGGCAACAAAGTTTGCTACGAGATGTCTCCAGAAGAGCATGCTCCAGACCTCATCTTTTGGAAGCGAAGACTGCCTCTACCTCAACATCTGGGTTCCTCACGGTCAACACG TGTCCTCGGGTCTCCCTGTCATGATTTGGTTTTATGGAGGAGGCTTCATGGGCGGTGGTTCAATGGGGCCCAATTTTCTCAACAACTACCTGTACAGCGGTCAGGAAATCGCAGACAAGGGCGAGGTTATTGTTGTGTCCGTGGGATACCGCGTGGGCACCCTGGGCTTCCTCAGCACAGGGGACTCCAGCCTACCTG GAAACTACGGTCTGTGGGACCAGCATGCCGCCATCGCCTGGGTGCACAGGAACATCCGCTCTTTCGGGGGAGACCCCGACATCATCACCCTCTTCGGAgagtctgcaggaggagctAGTGTCAGCTTTCAG ACCCTCTCCCCACACAACAAAGGGCTGTTGAAGAGAGCCATCTCCCAGAGCGGCGTGGCCTTCTGCCCCTGGGCTCTGAACAGCAACCCCCGCCCGGCTGCAGAGAAG GTCGCTGTGAATGTCGGGTGCCCCACTGACGAGCGGATGGTGGCCTGTCTAAAATCAACCGATGCTAGGACTCTCACCATGGGTGCTCCCCTCTTCACAGAGGGCTCCCCAGACG ACCCCAGTATCACGCAGCAGCTTCTGTCTCCTGTTGTTGACGGCGACTTCCTCCCTGATCGTCCCGCCAACCTGTTCCACAACGCCGCTGAGGTCGACTACCTCGCAGGGGTCAACAACATGGACGGACACGTCTTCACCGCACAGGACATTCCTTCCCTCGGGGACAAGAATCAAGAGACTCCTGT AGAAGATGTGAAGAGGCTCCTGGCTGCTTATACCAAAGACATGGGGCCAGCTGCTGCGGAGATGGCCTTTGCTGAATATTCGTCCAACTGGGGGACAACACCCAGCCCGGACCACATTAAGAGAGCCGCTGTAGACATTGGGACTGACTACATCTTCCTGGTCCCCATACAGGCGGCCATCTACCTGCACGCAGCTAACGCCAG GTCTGCGCGTACTTACTCCTACCGGTTCTCTGAACCCAGTTTATTGGCTGGACCAAGCAGACCCTACAATGACTGGGTGGGAGCAGATCATGCTGATGATCTGCAGTACGTGTTTGGCAAACCCTTCACCACACCAAAGGCTTACggggacagacacagagacctGTCGGGCTATTTCATCGCATACTGGACTAACTTCGCCAGAACTGG AAACCCCAACAAGGGGAACCTGGAGGTGCCTGTGACCTGGCCTGCATTCACCAGCACTGAGCCCCAGTTTGTGGACATCAATGCTAAAATGAACGTGAGCTCCACTGGACGGGACATGAGACTACGTTTCGTTCGTCTTTGGACCAGCACCCTTCCCAGCCTTCAGTCACACG GGACACTTGTCAGTGGAGGCTTGAAGAAGTTCCTGGCTATTCATGGGAATGGAGGAGGATGA
- the LOC120831890 gene encoding bile salt-activated lipase isoform X2 translates to MEKLKILFAVVFSVGTASAASLGVVQTEGGGVEGQTIPLGRSRSLDVFKGIPFAARPGLFEKPKPHPGWDGILKATKFATRCLQKSMLQTSSFGSEDCLYLNIWVPHGQHVSSGLPVMIWFYGGGFMGGGSMGPNFLNNYLYSGQEIADKGEVIVVSVGYRVGTLGFLSTGDSSLPGNYGLWDQHAAIAWVHRNIRSFGGDPDIITLFGESAGGASVSFQTLSPHNKGLLKRAISQSGVAFCPWALNSNPRPAAEKVAVNVGCPTDERMVACLKSTDARTLTMGAPLFTEGSPDDPSITQQLLSPVVDGDFLPDRPANLFHNAAEVDYLAGVNNMDGHVFTAQDIPSLGDKNQETPVEDVKRLLAAYTKDMGPAAAEMAFAEYSSNWGTTPSPDHIKRAAVDIGTDYIFLVPIQAAIYLHAANARSARTYSYRFSEPSLLAGPSRPYNDWVGADHADDLQYVFGKPFTTPKAYGDRHRDLSGYFIAYWTNFARTGNPNKGNLEVPVTWPAFTSTEPQFVDINAKMNVSSTGRDMRLRFVRLWTSTLPSLQSHGVTDAQ, encoded by the exons ATGGAGAAACTAAAGATCCTGTTTGCTGTTGTCTTTTCTGTGGGAACGGCCTCAGCAGCCTCC CTGGGCGTGGTGCAAACAGAAGGAGGCGGTGTTGAGGGACAAACTATCCCACTTGGCCGTTCCCGCTCCCTGGATGTTTTTAAAGGAATTCCCTTTGCCGCCAGGCCTGGCCTATTTGAGAAGCCCAAACCTCACCCTGGCTGGGATG GTATATTGAAGGCAACAAAGTTTGCTACGAGATGTCTCCAGAAGAGCATGCTCCAGACCTCATCTTTTGGAAGCGAAGACTGCCTCTACCTCAACATCTGGGTTCCTCACGGTCAACACG TGTCCTCGGGTCTCCCTGTCATGATTTGGTTTTATGGAGGAGGCTTCATGGGCGGTGGTTCAATGGGGCCCAATTTTCTCAACAACTACCTGTACAGCGGTCAGGAAATCGCAGACAAGGGCGAGGTTATTGTTGTGTCCGTGGGATACCGCGTGGGCACCCTGGGCTTCCTCAGCACAGGGGACTCCAGCCTACCTG GAAACTACGGTCTGTGGGACCAGCATGCCGCCATCGCCTGGGTGCACAGGAACATCCGCTCTTTCGGGGGAGACCCCGACATCATCACCCTCTTCGGAgagtctgcaggaggagctAGTGTCAGCTTTCAG ACCCTCTCCCCACACAACAAAGGGCTGTTGAAGAGAGCCATCTCCCAGAGCGGCGTGGCCTTCTGCCCCTGGGCTCTGAACAGCAACCCCCGCCCGGCTGCAGAGAAG GTCGCTGTGAATGTCGGGTGCCCCACTGACGAGCGGATGGTGGCCTGTCTAAAATCAACCGATGCTAGGACTCTCACCATGGGTGCTCCCCTCTTCACAGAGGGCTCCCCAGACG ACCCCAGTATCACGCAGCAGCTTCTGTCTCCTGTTGTTGACGGCGACTTCCTCCCTGATCGTCCCGCCAACCTGTTCCACAACGCCGCTGAGGTCGACTACCTCGCAGGGGTCAACAACATGGACGGACACGTCTTCACCGCACAGGACATTCCTTCCCTCGGGGACAAGAATCAAGAGACTCCTGT AGAAGATGTGAAGAGGCTCCTGGCTGCTTATACCAAAGACATGGGGCCAGCTGCTGCGGAGATGGCCTTTGCTGAATATTCGTCCAACTGGGGGACAACACCCAGCCCGGACCACATTAAGAGAGCCGCTGTAGACATTGGGACTGACTACATCTTCCTGGTCCCCATACAGGCGGCCATCTACCTGCACGCAGCTAACGCCAG GTCTGCGCGTACTTACTCCTACCGGTTCTCTGAACCCAGTTTATTGGCTGGACCAAGCAGACCCTACAATGACTGGGTGGGAGCAGATCATGCTGATGATCTGCAGTACGTGTTTGGCAAACCCTTCACCACACCAAAGGCTTACggggacagacacagagacctGTCGGGCTATTTCATCGCATACTGGACTAACTTCGCCAGAACTGG AAACCCCAACAAGGGGAACCTGGAGGTGCCTGTGACCTGGCCTGCATTCACCAGCACTGAGCCCCAGTTTGTGGACATCAATGCTAAAATGAACGTGAGCTCCACTGGACGGGACATGAGACTACGTTTCGTTCGTCTTTGGACCAGCACCCTTCCCAGCCTTCAGTCACACGGTGTGACAGATGCTCAGTGA
- the LOC120832052 gene encoding bile salt-activated lipase — translation MMEKLGILVAFAVFLESVSAASLGVVSTEGGMVEGQSIRLGFNRRMDVFRGIPFADVPGRFEKPKPHPGWDGVMKTKEYKSRCTQVNMLMNDVRGSEDCLYLNIWVPHGKSVSFELPTMIWIFGGGFLAGGSMGANFMDNYLYSGQEVADRGNVIVVTLAYRVGTLGFLSTGESELPGNYGLWDQQAAIAWVHRNIRSFGGDPDNITLFGESAGGASVNFQILTPHNKGMIRRAISQSGVAACPWAINKNPRSFAEEIALKVGCPTDQNMAACLKMTDPMKLTMAGALDLSSSADHPVLNNLLLSPVIDGDFLPDDPSNLFSNAAEVDYIAGVNDMDGHVFTGLDIPSINSPLLETPIVDVKRLLASYTKEGPTALDYAYSTYTAEWGSNPSWETIKKTVVAIGTDYIFLVPTQVTLYLHASSATTGRTYSYLFSEPNRMGGIARPYPSWMGADHADDLQYMFGKPFSSPLGYWPRHRDVSGYMIAYWTNFAHTGDPNIGESGVPVAWPKFTSYGHEFLEINSKMDRNYVGQRMRIRYVHFWASVLPNLANAISK, via the exons ATGATGGAGAAGCTGGGGATCTTGGTGGCCTTTGCGGTGTTTCTTGAGTCGGTCTCTGCAGCCTCC CTCGGGGTGGTGAGCACCGAGGGCGGAATGGTGGAGGGCCAGAGCATTCGTCTGGGGTTCAACCGTCGCATGGACGTCTTCAGGGGCATTCCCTTCGCCGACGTCCCTGGGAGGTTTGAGAAACCAAAACCTCACCCGGGCTGGGACG GTGTCATGAAGACCAAAGAGTACAAGAGCAGATGCACCCAGGTGAACATGCTGATGAACGATGTCAGAGGCAGTGAGGACTGTCTTTACCTGAACATCTGGGTTCCTCATGGCAAATCAG TGTCCTTTGAGCTGCCCACAATGATCTGGATCTTTGGAGGAGGCTTCCTGGCCGGAGGGTCCATGGGTGCTAACTTCATGGACAACTATCTGTACAGCGGGCAGGAGGTTGCAGACAGAGGAAATGTTATTGTGGTGACGCTGGCATACCGTGTCGGCACCCTGGGTTTCCTGAGCACCGGAGAATCTGAGTTACCTG GAAACTACGGTCTGTGGGACCAGCAGGCCGCCATCGCCTGGGTGCACAGGAACATCCGCTCGTTTGGAGGAGACCCCGACAACATCACCCTCTTTGGAGAGTCTGCAGGCGGAGCTAGTGTCAACTTCCAG ATTCTCACTCCCCACAACAAAGGAATGATCAGGAGAGCCATCTCCCAGAGCGGGGTGGCCGCCTGCCCCTGGGCCATCAACAAGAACCCCCGCAGCTTCGCCGAGGAG ATTGCTCTGAAGGTCGGCTGCCCCACCGATCAGAACATGGCTGCCTGTCTGAAGATGACTGATCCTATGAAGCTTACAATGGCAGGCGCTCTCGATTTGTCCAGTTCAGCCGATC ATCCCGTTCTCAACAACCTgctcctgtctcctgtgatcGACGGCGACTTTCTGCCCGATGACCCTTCCAACTTGTTCTCAAACGCGGCTGAGGTCGACTACATTGCTGGAGTCAATGACATGGACGGACACGTTTTCACTGGCTTAGATATACCTTCAATCAACTCCCCCCTGTTGGAAACCCCGAT TGTGGACGTGAAGAGGCTCCTGGCCTCCTACACTAAGGAGGGCCCAACTGCTTTGGACTACGCCTACTCCACATACACCGCAGAGTGGGGCTCAAACCCCAGCTGGGAAACCATCAAGAAAACGGTGGTTGCGATTGGAACGGACTACATCTTCCTGGTTCCTACCCAGGTCACCCTCTACCTTCATGCTTCCTCTGCCAC AACCGGTCGTACCTACTCCTACCTATTCTCTGAGCCCAACCGTATGGGCGGCATCGCCAGGCCTTACCCCAGCTGGATGGGAGCCGACCACGCCGATGACCTCCAGTACATGTTTGGAAAGCCCTTCAGCTCCCCTCTGGGGTACTGGCCTCGCCACCGTGACGTCTCCGGCTATATGATCGCCTACTGGACCAACTTTGCCCATACTGG TGATCCCAACATAGGAGAGTCTGGAGTGCCCGTTGCATGGCCTAAATTCACCAGCTACGGACACGAGTTCCTGGAGATCAACTCTAAGATGGACCGCAACTACGTGGGACAGAGGATGAGAATCCGCTACGTGCATTTCTGGGCCAGCGTCCTGCCCAACCTTGCCAACGCCATCTCAAAATAA